The window AACTGTTCGCCGCCCATGATGGTGCGGTCCACGGAGGTGCGGGCCGCGGGCTGGAGCATGCCCGGCGCGCTGCGGTGGGAACGCAGGTCGAGCATGTGCAGCTCCGCGAGGCGGCCGAAACGCAGCGTGCGGTAGATGCGTCCCCCACGCGACGGGGAGGTGCCGCGGACGGGCAGCCACTCGAGGTAGGCCTGCATGGCGGCGTCGCGGCGCGTCTCCCAGTCCCCGTGGAAGTCGCTGTGTCCCTCGGCGCCGCCGGCCCAGGAGTCGTTGGCGATCTCGTGGTCGTCCCAGGTGACCACCCACGGGGCGGCTGCGTGGGCGTCCTGGAGCTCGACGTCGCGCCGGTAGTGCCCGTATCGCGAACGGTAGTCGGCGAGGGTGCGGATTTCCCACGTGGGCACGTGCGGGCGGACGACGCCGTACTTCCCCGCGTAGTCGCCGGAGGCGTACTCGTAGATGTAGTCGCCCAGGTGGACGACCACGTCGACCTCCCCGGCGTGCGCCCGCCGCGCGATGTCCGAGTAGGCGGAGAAGTAGCCCGCCTCGAAGTTCGCGCAGGAGCACACCGCCAGGGAGAGCTTCCCGATTTCCGCCTCGTCCGCCGGGGCCGTCCGCGTCCGCCCGGCGCGTGACACCCGCCCGGCGTGCTCGCCGTCGAGGACGGTGAAGCGGTACCAGTAGACGGTGTCCGGCTGCAGTCCGAAGGGGTCGACGTGGACGGTGTGGTCGTGGGCGGCGCGGGCGGTGGTGGCCCCGGCGCGCGCCAGCCGGCGGAACTCCGGGTCGGCGGCGACCTCCCAGCGGACGTTCACGTCGGGGCCGAGGCCGGAGCCGGGCACGCACTCCGGGGTGGGGGTCACGCGGGTCCACAGGATCACGGAGTTGGGCACCGGGTCGCCCGAGGCCACGCCGTGCATGAACACGTGGTGCTCCGGCGCAGCGTAGGGCTGCGGGGCGTGGAGGGTGTCAAGGTCCACGTCCGCCCAGGCCTGCACGTCCGAGGCGCGCACGCGGGCGAGCGAGCTCGGGGCGGCCGCGGCGGCACCGGCGATGAGGGTGCCCTGCAGCAGGCCCCGTCGCGTGATCCGGTGTTCGCCTGTTTGCCTCACGCTGGTCATTATGGGCGTTGTCCAGCGGTTTCGCAGCACAACGGGGGAAGTGTTCACGCTGGCTTCATAAAGGTCACGGCACCGTCATTTATGGTGTGACCCATGCTACTTCCCGCTGACACCCGCGCCGTCCTCTACGACCTGGACGGCACCCTCGTCGACCACGAGCACGCCGCCCGCGCCGGCGTCGAGTCCTGGAGCCGGGCCCTCGGGCTCCCCGCCGGGCAGTGGCAGCGCTGGCTCACCATCGAGAGGAAATGGTTCACCGCCTTCGAGAACGGCGAGGTCAGTCACCTCGGGCAGCGCGTCGCACGCTGCCGCGAGTTCATCGGCCGGGCGGAGCTCAGCGACGAGGAGGCCCTCACCATGTACGAGGACTACCTCGCCGTGTACCGCAGCAACTGGGTGGCCTACCCGGACGCACTGCCCTCCCTGCGGGCCGCGCTGGAGCGGGGCCTGACGGTGGGCGTCCTCACCAACGGCGCCGAGGAGATGCAGCGCGCCAAGCTCGAGCGCACCGGCCTGTGGCTCGACGGGATGATCATGTGCGCCACGGTGGAGCTCGGGGCCCCGAAACCGCAGCCGGAGTCCTACCGGGCGGCGCTGGAGAAGGTCGGCGCGTCCGCGGGGCACACCGTCATGATCGGCGACTCCTGGGAGAACGACGTCGCCGGGGCCCGCCGCGCGGGCCTGCACGCCGTGTACCTGGACCGGACGGGGAACGAGGGGACGTCGATAAGCAGCCTCGACGAGCTCGTCTGGCCCTAGTCGGGCAGGCGGCAGGCCACTCCGGTGGAGTGGTGCGGGCAGTAGCCGTGGGGCACCTTGTGCAGGTACTGCTGGTGCTCGTCCTCGGCGAGGAAGTAGGCGCCGGAGGGCGTGTCCGCGAGCGGCTTCACCTCGGTGGTCACCTCGCCGAACCCCTCCTTCTTCAGGTCCGCGGCATACTTGTCGACGATCGCCTGCACCCTCTCCGCCTCCTCCCGGGCCTCCGGACCGGTGGTGTAGATGGCGGAACGGTACTGCGTGCCGACGTCGTTGCCCTGCCGCATCCCCTGGGTCGGGTCGTGGTTCTCCAGGGCCAGGGCGACGAGCTCGTCGAGGGAGACCTTCTCCGGGTCGTAGACCACCTCCACCACCTCGGTGTGGTTGGTGCGCCCGGAGCAGACCTCCCGGTAGGTGGGGTGCGGGCTGACGCCGCCGGCGTAGCCGACGGACGTGCCCTCCACGCCGTCGAGCTCCCAGTACATCTTCTCCACGCCCCAGAAGCAGCCGATGCCGACGATGAGGGAACGCTGCCCCTCACGCCACGGGCCGGTGATGGGGGTGCCCAGCACGGCATGGGGGCGCGGGTGCGCCAGGATCGGGGTGTCGCGGCCGGGCAGGGCCTGCTCGGTGGGCACCAGTTCGGGGGTTCTGACAAACATCCAGGACATGTTGCCCAGGGTACCGTCCGTTCCGCGTGGGTCGAGGGCCTCGGCGATGGCGAGCACCTGCGGCAGGGCGTCCTCGCCGGCCGCGGTGACCTCGAGCGTGACCTCCGCACCCGGCACCACCACGCGCGGCACCCCGGCGAGCGCCAGGGCGTCCAGGCTCTTTCCCTCTGTGACCAGCGCATCCACCCCGGCGGCCCGCAGGGCGGTGTCGATCTCCGCGGCCAGCTGCCGGATCTTCCCCAGCTGCGCGTCACCGTCGGCGCGGTCCCTCGCATCCATCTCCTGCGCGTCCCGGAACACGCGGTACCCGAAGGGCGCGGTGTCCGGGTGGGCGCGGAAGTAGTCGATGATGTCGCCCAGGGTGCGGGCCGCACCGGCGGAATCCGCCAGGTGCCGCTCCATGGAGGGACCGGCCCCGGCGAGGAGCACGGACTCGGACTCGGTCCCCTGCAGCCGGTCGTACAGGTCCCGGATGTTCTCCGGTACCTCCACCAGCTCGACGCCGGCCTCCCGGGCCCGGTCCCGGAGCTGCGGGCTGATCTCCCCCATGACCATCACCCGGGCCGGACGCCCGGGCTGCTCTGCGGGCGGGCAGGCGGCGTCGTGGCCGAGCCGCACGTCCCGCAGGCTGCGCCCGAAAAAGCCCACCGAGTCGACGCGGTCGTCGATGGGCACGATCCCCCGGATGGAGCAGTCGGAGTGGGCGGCCTTGAGCCCGACCACCTTGTTCGCCTGCGCCGGGGAGATGACGGACCCGGAGGTCTCCGTGCCCACCGTCAGGTCCGCGTAGTCGAGGGCGACGGCGGTGGCCGAACCCGTCGAGGAGCCGAGCGGGTCGACCGTCAGCGGCCCGAGCGGGCTCAGCGCCTGCCCGCCCCGGCCGGAGAATCCGTTGGGTGCCTTGTAGGAGAGGAAGTTGGCGAACTCCGACAGGTTCGTCCGCCCCGCGATGACGGCACCGCGGGAACGCAGCTGCTTCACGACGTCCGCGTCCTCCCCCGCCACCGCATCCGCCAGCGCCCAGGAGCCCGAGTCGTTGGGCAGCCCCTCCACCGCCACGTTGCCCTTCACCATGACCACGGCCCCGTGGAGCGGGTTGTCCGGGTCCGGCGCCCCGGCCTGCTCGGCGGCGGCGATGGCGCGGGGATCCAGTTCCAGGACGGCCCGGTAGTAGGAGTTCGGCCGGTCCCCGTCCTGCATCCGCCACACGTGGTAGGCCAGCATGTCGCTGGCGGTGTAGCCGTGCTCGAGGCGGACCCGGTGGCGGTCCACCAGGTCCCGGTTCCCGAGACGCTCCTTCATCTCCTGCAGCCTTTCCTTCCCCACCGCGGCGAGGAGCTGCCCGAAGGGGCCGAAATCCACGTCCACCTGGCGGTCGAAACGGTTCTCCGTCTCGGTGAGGGTGAAGGCCGGGCCGGTGCCCCGCTGCAGGCCGCCGGCCTGCTGCATGAGGCGGGTGCCGCCGACGACCAGGCCCGCGCCCAGCGCCAGGACGATGATGAGGGCGGTGAGCAGCTTCGTGCCCCGGCTCCCCCGGTTCCCCCGCCGTCGCCGGACGAGGGAGACGGCCCCCAGCAGGACCGCGGCCACCACGAGGGTCACCGCGAGGAAGAGGAGGAGGGGGACGCCGTAGGCGTCGAGAAGCGAGGTCATGCCCCCATTATGAAACGCGGAACGCCGTCCCCGGAGGGGGACGGCGTCGGCGGTGGGAACTACCTGGTGGGGTTACTTGTTGTCGCGCGGCGGGACGAACGCGGTGGCGACGGCACCGATGACGGTGGCGACGGCGAACACCAGGAAGGCGTCCGAGGCGCCGAGGCCGAGGGCGATGATGAAGCCACCCATGGCCGGGCCGGCGATTCCGCCGAGGCGACCGAAGCCGGCGGCCCAGGACATGCCGGCCTGACGGGCGCGGGTCGGGTAGTAGTTCGAGGTCATGCCGTAGACGAGGATCTGGGTACCGGTGACGCCCAGGCCGGTGAGGGCGATGGCGGTGTACATCAGCGGGGCGGCGGTGAGGTACGGCATGGCGAACATGCAGGCGGAGGCGATGAGGAAGGTGGTGATGATGACCGGCTTCGGGCCGATGACGTCGGCGATCTTGGCGGCGGCCAGGGCACCGAGGGCGGCACCTGCGTTGAGGGCGACGAGGGAGTAGAGCGAGCCGTCGGAGGACATGCCGTTGATCTGCATGATCTGCGGGAGCCAGGTGTTGAGGCCGTAGGTGGCCATGATGGCCATGAAGCTCATGAGGCCGATCATGAGGGTGCCGAGCAGGAAGTGGCGGGAGAAGATGGCGGCCAGGCCGATCTTCTGCTTCTTCACGACGGCGCCGTCGTGGTCCAGCTTCACGATCTCGTCACGGGTGAACTGCTCCTCCGGGAAGTCGTACTTGCGGCAGATCTCGCGGGCACGGTCGGT of the Corynebacterium humireducens NBRC 106098 = DSM 45392 genome contains:
- a CDS encoding MFS transporter, which translates into the protein MSVKAPAALPRMTTAAPGWKSNQHKMSVLGVVAVMFLTMVFDGYDIVIYGAVLPTLLAEPHHIGHLAPAVAGTLGSYTMIGILFGALGAGAIGDRIGRRKMMLAALAWFSVGMAMSAFSTSIAFFGATRFFTGLALGVITAGGGAVIAEFAPAHRKNMFNAIGYAGIPFGGVIASFSALWFEDAISWRGLFLIGASPILILLPLAWFLLPESPRWLTAMGRTDRAREICRKYDFPEEQFTRDEIVKLDHDGAVVKKQKIGLAAIFSRHFLLGTLMIGLMSFMAIMATYGLNTWLPQIMQINGMSSDGSLYSLVALNAGAALGALAAAKIADVIGPKPVIITTFLIASACMFAMPYLTAAPLMYTAIALTGLGVTGTQILVYGMTSNYYPTRARQAGMSWAAGFGRLGGIAGPAMGGFIIALGLGASDAFLVFAVATVIGAVATAFVPPRDNK
- a CDS encoding alkaline phosphatase D family protein; this encodes MRQTGEHRITRRGLLQGTLIAGAAAAAPSSLARVRASDVQAWADVDLDTLHAPQPYAAPEHHVFMHGVASGDPVPNSVILWTRVTPTPECVPGSGLGPDVNVRWEVAADPEFRRLARAGATTARAAHDHTVHVDPFGLQPDTVYWYRFTVLDGEHAGRVSRAGRTRTAPADEAEIGKLSLAVCSCANFEAGYFSAYSDIARRAHAGEVDVVVHLGDYIYEYASGDYAGKYGVVRPHVPTWEIRTLADYRSRYGHYRRDVELQDAHAAAPWVVTWDDHEIANDSWAGGAEGHSDFHGDWETRRDAAMQAYLEWLPVRGTSPSRGGRIYRTLRFGRLAELHMLDLRSHRSAPGMLQPAARTSVDRTIMGGEQFSWLSARLATANTGWNLIGTSVMLAPLNLVHIDHQLRAQLTGMVGLDVAGTPVNVDQWDGYVADRDRLLAQLAEQHAHGRTVFLAGDIHSEWANHIWHRDRVVAAELVCSSVTAANVDEFLGAAEDNPVSQTAERHVLAHNRHISHVDLDAHGYAILTVRPTHVEMSWHRVADVTVAGSPVTEALRMRYDGALVTA
- the msrA gene encoding peptide-methionine (S)-S-oxide reductase MsrA, with the translated sequence MSWMFVRTPELVPTEQALPGRDTPILAHPRPHAVLGTPITGPWREGQRSLIVGIGCFWGVEKMYWELDGVEGTSVGYAGGVSPHPTYREVCSGRTNHTEVVEVVYDPEKVSLDELVALALENHDPTQGMRQGNDVGTQYRSAIYTTGPEAREEAERVQAIVDKYAADLKKEGFGEVTTEVKPLADTPSGAYFLAEDEHQQYLHKVPHGYCPHHSTGVACRLPD
- a CDS encoding HAD family hydrolase: MLLPADTRAVLYDLDGTLVDHEHAARAGVESWSRALGLPAGQWQRWLTIERKWFTAFENGEVSHLGQRVARCREFIGRAELSDEEALTMYEDYLAVYRSNWVAYPDALPSLRAALERGLTVGVLTNGAEEMQRAKLERTGLWLDGMIMCATVELGAPKPQPESYRAALEKVGASAGHTVMIGDSWENDVAGARRAGLHAVYLDRTGNEGTSISSLDELVWP